In a single window of the Bacteriovorax sp. Seq25_V genome:
- a CDS encoding proton-channel complex MotA/MotB membrane protein MotB: MRKNREKQEDGTIWSSYSDMFTTMAIVFLVMFVFALIKVGVSSMQKAAQEQKHEKELEGMVSKEQAQNTEAKKEIIKQSISEVAQYKNVITKKVVELNQFVQKLENNQKVMDELVKEQEKKDAIIDSVGEKLRNQKKRAKEIAGVNQNLRKEIMDKDNVIKERMKEIHRAQKELEDKKSKMDNLTKMLEKQKQEQKQIQNQVAKFQSELDSQSTKNKKLVEDLKKKQEEIAKKVEDQKRIEQVLENRKQKVEKLEEELKEKVVDLEATKKIQDTLYSKVEQLERQKNQEVEQKKILSEKIKEVQEQKKVVENQKIVEVEKRKELEQEMKSAQVKENQLKASIQELEKEKGEKEASINLLNGNMAKLRSKVAESMATLENEKQKYNQLKIQDENNNRMIAGLKSDIVQQKTIQQNLEQEIIDKKENIKSVEAALAKQKQENQSLEQTIAQKITETQNLNKKIVESNTEIKELQTKVEQTTKVVENQKVELKKSDDEIKKTQQDLTQKITELNKEQQKTERMQIQNAELVKTIEAKQNEIKEKVVKVQELNKTVEKLEKDVVQKVSTINTLSNDLNESNSANVKLQKMVETKDSKNAELNKSIADLNQKIEQLDNQKQELDKQVAQLNTKNTGLKNDVTKLSQVKDNLQKEVKEKIENIKNLQEKVSSLNGENGGLKDKIGKLEGEKKGLAENVGQLKGEVAGLQGKVGTLMGENGGLKDKIGKLEGEKKGL, encoded by the coding sequence ATGAGAAAGAATAGAGAAAAACAAGAAGATGGAACAATCTGGTCTTCATATAGTGATATGTTCACGACAATGGCGATCGTTTTCCTCGTTATGTTCGTTTTCGCGCTTATTAAGGTCGGTGTTTCTTCAATGCAAAAAGCAGCTCAAGAGCAAAAGCATGAGAAAGAACTTGAGGGGATGGTCTCGAAAGAACAGGCCCAAAATACTGAAGCAAAGAAAGAAATCATTAAACAATCCATTAGTGAAGTAGCTCAATACAAGAATGTTATTACAAAGAAGGTTGTTGAATTAAATCAATTTGTACAGAAGTTAGAGAATAATCAGAAGGTTATGGATGAACTTGTTAAAGAACAAGAAAAGAAAGATGCGATTATTGATAGTGTTGGTGAGAAATTAAGAAATCAAAAGAAAAGAGCTAAGGAAATAGCTGGGGTTAATCAAAACCTAAGAAAAGAAATCATGGACAAAGATAATGTTATTAAAGAGAGAATGAAAGAAATTCATAGAGCTCAGAAGGAACTTGAAGATAAAAAGTCAAAAATGGATAACTTGACAAAAATGCTAGAGAAGCAAAAGCAAGAACAGAAGCAAATCCAAAATCAAGTTGCTAAATTTCAAAGTGAATTAGATTCGCAGTCAACTAAAAATAAGAAACTTGTTGAAGACCTTAAGAAGAAGCAAGAAGAAATTGCTAAGAAGGTTGAAGATCAAAAAAGAATTGAGCAAGTTCTAGAAAATAGAAAACAGAAAGTTGAAAAATTAGAAGAAGAATTAAAAGAGAAGGTTGTTGACCTTGAAGCGACAAAGAAGATTCAAGATACATTGTATTCAAAAGTAGAGCAGTTAGAGAGACAAAAGAATCAAGAAGTTGAACAAAAGAAAATTCTTAGTGAGAAAATCAAAGAAGTCCAAGAGCAGAAGAAAGTCGTAGAAAATCAAAAGATAGTTGAAGTTGAAAAAAGAAAAGAACTTGAGCAAGAGATGAAGTCAGCGCAAGTTAAAGAAAACCAATTGAAAGCGTCTATTCAGGAATTAGAGAAAGAAAAAGGCGAGAAAGAAGCATCTATCAACCTTTTAAATGGGAATATGGCCAAACTTAGAAGTAAGGTTGCTGAGTCAATGGCAACACTTGAAAATGAGAAACAAAAATATAATCAATTAAAGATACAAGATGAAAATAATAATAGAATGATCGCTGGCCTTAAGTCAGATATCGTACAGCAAAAAACTATTCAACAAAATCTTGAACAAGAAATAATAGACAAGAAAGAAAACATTAAAAGTGTTGAAGCAGCTCTAGCAAAACAAAAGCAAGAAAATCAAAGTTTAGAACAAACAATTGCACAGAAAATTACTGAGACTCAAAATTTAAATAAGAAAATAGTAGAAAGTAATACTGAAATTAAGGAGCTTCAGACTAAGGTTGAACAAACGACTAAAGTCGTGGAAAACCAAAAAGTTGAACTTAAAAAATCAGATGATGAAATTAAGAAAACTCAACAAGATCTGACTCAAAAGATTACTGAGCTGAATAAAGAACAACAAAAAACAGAAAGAATGCAAATTCAAAACGCTGAACTTGTAAAAACAATTGAAGCGAAACAAAATGAAATTAAAGAGAAAGTTGTTAAGGTTCAAGAACTTAATAAAACTGTTGAGAAATTAGAGAAGGATGTTGTTCAAAAAGTTTCAACGATTAATACATTAAGTAACGATCTAAATGAATCAAACTCTGCCAATGTTAAGCTACAAAAAATGGTAGAGACAAAAGATTCTAAGAACGCAGAATTAAACAAAAGTATCGCAGACTTAAATCAAAAGATTGAACAATTAGATAATCAAAAGCAGGAACTTGATAAACAAGTTGCCCAGTTAAATACAAAAAATACTGGACTAAAAAATGATGTAACAAAGTTATCTCAAGTTAAAGATAATTTACAAAAAGAAGTAAAAGAAAAAATTGAGAACATTAAAAACCTTCAAGAAAAAGTTAGCTCTCTTAATGGTGAAAACGGCGGCCTAAAAGATAAGATCGGAAAGCTTGAAGGTGAGAAGAAAGGTCTTGCTGAAAATGTTGGACAACTTAAAGGTGAGGTTGCTGGCCTTCAAGGAAAAGTTGGAACTCTTATGGGTGAAAACGGTGGCCTAAAAGATAAGATCGGAAAACTTGAAGGTGAGAAGAAAGGTCT